In Nicotiana tabacum cultivar K326 chromosome 19, ASM71507v2, whole genome shotgun sequence, one DNA window encodes the following:
- the LOC107794279 gene encoding putative indole-3-acetic acid-amido synthetase GH3.1, whose amino-acid sequence MAVDSVLSSPLGPPACEKDAKALQFIEEMTRNADAVQERVLNEILTRNSQTEYLKRFKLDGVSDPETFKNKIPVVTYEDLQPEIQRIANGDRSPILSAHPISEFLTSSGTSAGERKLMPTIKEELDRRQLLYSLLMPVMNLYVPGLDKGKGLYFLFIKSETKTPGGLLARPVLTSYYKSEHFKRRPHDPYNVYTSPNEAILCADSFQSMYTQMLCGLYEREQVLRLGAVFASGLVRAIRFLQLHWPQLAHDIRTGTLNPEITDPSICERMGLVMRPNPKLADFVTDECSNENWEGIITRIWPKTKYLDVIVTGAMAQYIPTLDYYSGGLPKACTMYAASECYFGLNLNPMCKPSEVSYTIMPNMGYFEFLPHDPNSSRDSTRKLVDLVDVEVGKEYELVITTYAGLYRYRVGDILRVTGFHNSAPQFHFVRRKNVLLSIDSDKTDEAELQRAVENASKLLKEFNTSVVEYTSYADTKTIPGHYVIYWELLMKDLNNSPSDEVLNKCCLAMEESLNTVYRQGRVACNSIGPLEIRMVKNGTFEELMDYAISRGASINQYKVPRCVSFAPILELLDSRVMSRHFSPSLPQWTPERRR is encoded by the exons ATGGCTGTTGATTCGGTACTATCTTCACCATTGGGTCCTCCTGCATGTGAGAAAGACGCAAAGGCACTTCAATTCATCGAAGAGATGACTAGAAATGCTGATGCCGTCCAAGAAAGAGTCTTGAATGAGATATTGACTCGAAACTCACAAACTGAGTACCTTAAGCGCTTTAAACTTGACGGCGTCAGTGACCCTGAAACCTTTAAAAACAAAATTCCGGTCGTAACTTACGAAGATCTTCAGCCTGAGATCCAACGGATTGCTAACGGCGACCGTTCTCCTATCCTATCAGCTCATCCCATCTCTGAATTCCTCACTAG CTCTGGAACGTCAGCTGGCGAAAGGAAACTTATGCCAACAATTAAAGAAGAGTTGGATCGTCGCCAGCTACTTTACAGTCTTCTTATGCCTGTTATGAACCT GTACGTGCCTGGATTAGACAAAGGCAAAGGACTATACTTCTTATTTATCAAGTCCGAGACGAAAACGCCTGGTGGGCTATTGGCAAGACCAGTACTCACAAGCTATTACAAAAGTGAACATTTCAAAAGAAGACCACATGACCCGTACAATGTTTACACCAGCCCAAATGAGGCCATCCTTTGTGCAGACTCCTTTCAGAGTATGTACACTCAAATGCTCTGCGGTCTCTACGAGCGCGAGCAAGTTCTTCGCCTTGGTGCGGTCTTTGCCTCGGGCCTTGTCCGAGCCATTCGGTTCTTGCAACTCCATTGGCCACAACTCGCTCATGACATTCGAACAGGGACTTTGAACCCCGAAATTACCGACCCCTCAATTTGTGAACGCATGGGTCTGGTTATGAGACCAAATCCAAAGCTAGCCGATTTTGTTACCGATGAATGTTCTAATGAAAACTGGGAAGGAATTATCACGAGAATTTGGCCTAAGACAAAGTACCTTGACGTAATTGTCACGGGTGCTATGGCTCAATATATTCCTACTCTGGATTATTACAGTGGTGGTTTACCAAAGGCGTGTACTATGTACGCAGCTTCCGAGTGTTACTTTGGACTCAATTTAAATCCCATGTGTAAGCCCTCGGAAGTTTCGTACACAATCATGCCGAACATGGGTTACTTTGAATTCTTACCCCATGATCCTAACTCATCTCGTGACTCAACTCGTAAACTTGTTGACCTTGTCGACGTTGAAGTTGGGAAAGAGTATGAACTCGTCATCACGACCTATGCGGGATTATACCGTTACAGAGTCGGTGATATACTTCGTGTCACTGGGTTTCATAACTCAGCGCCGCAGTTCCATTTCGTGAGGAGGAAAAATGTTCTATTGAGCATTGATTCGGACAAGACGGACGAGGCCGAATTACAGAGAGCCGTGGAAAATGCTTCAAAACTTCTTAAGGAATTCAACACTAGCGTGGTGGAGTACACAAGTTATGCAGATACAAAGACAATTCCGGGTCATTACGTGATTTATTGGGAGTTATTAATGAAGgatttaaacaattctcctagtGACGAAGTGTTAAACAAGTGTTGTTTGGCCATGGAAGAGTCACTTAACACAGTGTACAGACAAGGACGAGTTGCTTGCAATTCAATTGGTCCGTTGGAAATTAGAATGGTGAAAAAtggcacatttgaagaactaATGGATTATGCAATTTCAAGGGGTGCTTCAATTAACCAATATAAGGTGCCAAGATGTGTTAGTTTTGCACCTATTTTGGAACTTCTTGACTCAAGAGTAATGTCAAGACACTTTAGCCCATCGTTGCCTCAATGGACACCAGAACGGCGTCGTTGA